aaaggggaGACACGCAAGGAAAACTTAAACCGAGGGTGGGTTTGCAGGCGGGGGCCGCGGGGCTGCTTTGTGCGCAAGCTGCCAGAGCTCAGCGCGGCGCCGCACGGCTGGGCCGGCGAGGAGAAAaggccaattttttttttttttgaaaaaactAAACCTCTCTTTCTTAATCCCGTGTGCCGAAGCGTTAACCACGCAGCAccctccccaggcaggggggCCGGGACTGGAGCCGCCTCCCCGCTCCCAGGGGAAGAGCGCTGGAGGCCGGGCTGCGTGGGGGGCTCGCCCGGCCCCCGCTCCGCCGGGCCCTCGGCGCGGCAGGCCCGGGAGCCGCACTCACGTAGGCAGCTCCATCAACACCCACCGCCCGGAGCGGCTGAGTCACGGCCCGGCCgagcagcccccgccccgcgcccgctgCCTGCGGGAACCCCCCCCCGGCCGCGGGGAAGGGGGAGGccgcgggcgggccggggcccTAACGCGCTGCGCCGGCTTCAAACCGCTCCTTCAGCCGCCCCTCCTGGAGCCGCAGCAAAGGGTCCCCCCAGGCCCCGCGACCCCTCAGCAGCCGGGCTGCAGCCTTCCCCgcgggagggcagggaggaagcGCAGGAGCGGAGAGGGGAGGCGGGAGAGAAGGGGCAGCCGCCGGCGGGCGAGGAGGCGGGCGGCAGCCGCGCCCCCCTCACCTGGCAGCCCTTCTTGTGGTGAAAGCCCACCACCACGATGTGCAGCACCGGGCCCCGCTTCTCCATGGAGCCCCGGCGATGGCCGCCCTGCAGGATGCCGCCGCGCCCGGCCCTTCGCTCCGCCTCCAACCGCCCGCCGGCCCGCACCCACCCGGCCCCGACCGCCCCGCGCTTCCGCGGCGCCCAGCCCGGGGAGGGCGGCACGCCTCCCGCAGCTCCTCCCGCAGCTCCTCCCTCTTCCcgctcctcccttcctccccacgGCCGGGCGGGGCTTCGCCTGGGCCCGGCGCCTCAGGAGGCGGCCTACACCGCGGGGGGAGCGGTGGTGGCGGCTTCgcgctcccctcctgccccgccTGGAGCTCTCCTGAGAGGCTTGTTTCATCGAGGGGCGTCTCAGGGCCGAGCGTCTTCGGTTTAGACCGCAGCCGGGCAGCGGGGTCGcccgggccggggcagcccccccggaTCTCGGCTGAGGCCTTCTCGCCCGTGTCCCCGTCGCGCTGCGGGCAccgccgctgctgctgcgcTGCGAGCAGGGGAGGTGGCACTGCCGCCCGTCGTCTGGTCGCAGTCTTTGCCTGTGGAAACCTCCTCTCAAAAGCCTCCTGCAGAGCGGAGGGCAGCCCTTCCTCGGGCTGCTTTGCTTCCCGTGTGAAGCCGTGCAGGGGAACGGCAGCCCAAAATGagttcgggggggggggggtttcgGCCCAGCTGTGTCAGGTGGGTTGCTGAAGgctaaaaaggagaaaagtcaAGTGAAGGCTTCCTCCGTTAGCGCTGTTCTGCGGCTAACAATACGTTCTGATACCCCGCAAAGGCAGTTCAAAGGCTTGTCCAAGAGCAAAGGCAAATttagtgagagaaaaaaaatctttatcttGCTGCACTCCGACCATGCTCCCTCTTTAACCTTTGTTGTGATTCGGTTCTGGTTATTTACATGAGCTAGAGATTGTGCTCTTAATTATTAAGATCCTCTGTGGAAACTGGAGGAAAGACTCTTTTTGAAAGAACAGTGCTTGAACAAAATCTGGTCACTAGCACAATACCCAGAGGCTCAGATTATAACAATAAAGCATGTAATTATGCGTTGTTCCTCAGCTCCAACAGAAGTGCCATTATAGTAAAAATATACTGTAGGGAACACAGGATAAGCTACAAGGAACAACCCAGCTCTGGCAAGTGAATAATTTCTTGTTACTTTTACTCTGTAACGTACTGtttagaaacattaaaaaaataaattatatctaTATCTTTGCCATAATGTCCTGCAGTAATGATATATCTCCCGAAAGATGCATTGGAGAGTTTATCGCTCATCTTCAGCTGATTGAGGAAAAGGCAGTCTGGCATCACTCTTACTGCTATGGATTATGCTTTATAGAGATTTCTTAGTTATACTGCTGGATAATTTTGACTAATTGCTTATCTGAAAAGattattagattatttttttttttttctgtttgaaatttgttttcctgctcaGGCATTAAAAATGTTGGACTGGCAACATCAGTCTGTTCTAGGAAGACTAGCTGTCTGACataatctgtgttttctttcgCAGCTCACTCTGCGTGTAtttgtgggaaagaaaagaagatgagAGCTGCTATAAAACAGAAGCTCTTGGAAAAGTCtgccagattattttttttaattaattttattttcttaatgcaTAGCTAGCAAATATCAATGAAAACTGAGCCCTTCACTTCTTTGActcctgcttcctccagcaACCAGCCAGGGGCTGTGTGTAGCTCTCTTACTTGCaggtttttccatttctgtgacAGGCTTCTCTAGTATCAGTTTACAAGggtaaatatttattcatgCACGTGAGGTGTCCCAGCCAAATTGGAGCACCCCAAATGTGGATTGACACAGGGCTTCTATTGCCTTGGAGCATTCTAGGTGCTGCACGATACAAGTAATCCCCAACAGTCATGCTAGAGATTCCCAATTGCAGTAACACTTGGAAAGCAATTCTATTTCTGCAGCATTCTTTTTGCCTGTCTCTTGGTCCAGGTGTCCCTGGAGTCAGCCTAGTGATAGTTACTTACTATGATGCCAGATGATGCTGGGACGGTTTCAGAGATGTGCTAGAAGGTCTAAGATGCTGGTGTTCTTTTCGGTGGCCAGAGGTGTAATTTATTCTTCATGGGCAGGTCTAAGCTTCTAGGAAGCTAAGTCCTTATTTCCAGGGTCAGGCTGTCCtctcttttgttttacttcagcATGAACAATACCAGTGCCTCCAGTAAAGTTCTACCACCTCGTTACACTGTAGGGTGTCATGTGACCTAATTAATAGGTATTAACAAAGTTAATACACTTTCCCACTGTAAAGCCTGATAGGTGCAATAGTTAGGGAAGGGAATTTCCGTAACAGGTCTTAATTGCCTTGTGTCCTGTGGAGTGTGAGAAACGTGTAGAAACTCCTACCACACTAAAACCCTGTGTTTTGTATTCATGGACAAGAGTATGAGCAACTAAATAAGACAAAGGGTTGTGTTTgctgttccttcctcctttGACCCCTCCTCTTACCAATAGCAAACACTTTTGGGGGAATACTGATGAAATCAAATACCCTACAATCATGTTACACCACCTCCAGTACAAAACATGGCAAGGACTGAAATTCTTCCAGATGGTATCCCTCCCAGAATATTAACCGTAGGGCAAATGGAATTGGTTACACCAAGGGATTGCACAGTGGGATTGTGACCTATTAGTCTAGACATGAAGATTCATATAATGAATACTGTATTGTTCTGTACCTTAACTTCTCCTCTTTTACATCCTCTGTTGATATCAGATTCTCGAGTTCTTGTATTTCCGGTAACTTTGATGAATACCTGTGCTTTAGCTAGAGGAGATAGCACTGGAATGGTGTTACTGATATCACAACATCCCAAATGGAAGTTCATTCCGAAAAAGTGCAAGCCACAACTCTTCAACCTGTGTGGGCAATTACCTCACATCTGGTTATCGAACCCTGAGTAATATTAGCTGAAAGAACTAGAGCAATGGCGTAGGCAACTGGAAGGAGATGACActcctgttttcctcccttATCACAGGTCGGCTCATCGTGCTTTGTAGTCTTGTACTACAAGCACATGCTCGGAATACATTTCTGCAAGATCAGCATGTAAATACTGGCATTTGGTTGGCCTCTATGGTAGCTATCTCATCTGCCTTTTGTATTGTATTGATTAGCAACTGCAGATCTTTTGACAACATGTTTTATTGGTGTGCTAACCCCAGTAGCTGTATTACAGAACTGTACTGTGCTAAGTGCTTTTGAGGTTCATGTTCCTCATAGTTACTCTTTCTGAGTGGGTAATGGCTGTATGCCAAGGAACCCTACAAAGTTGATCGGCAGTGGCCTGTCTCCTTCTTCAACACCATAAATGCTGCTCCTATTTTGAAGACATTTGTTACTTCAACGTAATAGGTGAATCAGCCAGCACAGAGGATGACATTCAACACCTCCAGGATTTAATGCACCAAATGAAACAATCTACTGGTGAGTGGTTTAATTCCATGACAGGATGGGTGGGACACCTGATTCAAAGTGTTAGTTTAGGGATAAGTTTGTTCCCTTTTCTATGCATATTTATTATGTGCTTTAAATTACCCTGCCCTACGCCCCAAAAGCCCAAATGCACACCTCTAgctttcccagctccagcagaagtGGTCCCCTGAATGAGGGGGTGAAATGTGGAATAATAATGGAAGATTGGCAAGGAGGATTATAAACAGGCTCATTGCTTGCAGCTGGGGTgtagaaaaatacatatattgtACTAATTGTTTATCCTTGTGTGCTTGACAAGTAGAGCATCTGTGTTCAGATAACACAGCCTTTGATAGACTCAGAGGGATCCTATCAAACATACTTGATACTTGCCCTGCTGCAAGCACGGGTAAACAGGAGGGCTGCCAGTCCTctctgagctctgcagtgccTGCATCCCCACCTTGTCTgcctctgcccagctgctgctctggggatCCCCTGGCTGGTGaggtaacaaaaataaatgtactttcCGCTTTTCATCTTGTGATTTTGTGGTTGTTCCTGCATCCTGCCTGCGCTGATGCAcacagcctctgctcctgccccagctggcaCTTCCCTGTGCCGCTGGCCTCTGCTCACAGGGGACACGCCAGCCTGGCAGCTCACAGCCCACTTCATCCCAGGGTTACACCTCTGCCCTGGCTCCTGCACggagcccagcagggcagcagcacctcctgaTGCCAAAGGTTGTATTTAACTTCAGAAACACGAAGTCCAAGCGCTTGGTGTTGCCTGGGAGCTGGGCACATGTAAGACCCGAGCAAGGAGCCCTAtggtgccagcagctgcccGTCCTTGAAAGGTGTGTGCGTGTTTCTGAAGGCACCACCGCTCTCCTCGATGAGGACAAAACATACTCAGGCTCAACTCTTCCGGAGCCTGACCATCACGAAACATGCAGTGGCTCTAGAAGCCGAAAATACCAGGTTGATTCGATGCTGTAGCATCAAGCAAGCAAAGTGTGCTTGTTCAAACACAGGTGATGTTTTCAGCTCCCGGCCAACTGTGCACACGCGGAAGGGCTGCCAGAAATACTTCCTGGAGCAGCCCTCTTGGGAATGAATGAGCAAAGTCCGTAAATAAGAACGAGCACATACACCAGCGCTGTCGTACAGCGCAGGGCCCCTCCGCGCCTCACACGGGAGGAGACCCGGGCGGAGGCCGCACAGGCACCCGCGGGGCGCCGCTGCCCGCCTGCAGGAGACGGGAGCGGCGCCAAAAAACAaaggggctttttttcctttcatcccCACCCGCGCGCCCTCAGCGCCAGCCTTTCCCGGCGGACCAGGCTGCGCTGGCGCCTCCCGCGCTCGCCCGGCGCCTGcgggaggcggggcggggcggggtcTCTGCGGGCCGCTCgtcggggctgcggggcggcccgCGCCGGcaggcgctgctgctgctgctgcgcaGGGCTGCGACAAGATGGCGGCCAACGCCACCACCAACCCCTCTCAGCTGCTGCCGCTCGGTGAGTGCAGCCGCCGCGGGCCTGCCGCGCCACCCGGCGTCCGGGGCGGAGGGGAACCCGAACCCGAACCCGAACCCGTCCTGGGGCTGGCCGACCCAcgcaccccccgccccgggagGGAGGCCGTTTGCGAGcccctctggctgctgccagggccgccgccgccgcttgGCGGGAAGCTTGAACGGCCTGGGCCAGGGCGCTTGTAAACAACGGTTTTAAATGTTTGCGTCTGTTTTTGCTTCAATTCCTGTcggttttttttgtttgtttgtttttttccccccagtatCCGCAGCAattcttgtttatttatttatttatgtcgCCTTCTCCGTGTCAGGGTTTTTGTTCTGAGAAAAGCACGCTCTGAACGACAGTGTCTTGGACTTgccttgggttttgttttttttttttctgtctttatttacAGAACTTGTGGACAAATGCATAGGTTCACGCATTCATATTGTGATGAAGAGCGATAAAGAAATTGTTGGAACGCTTCTAGGATTTGATGACTTTGTCAGTATCCTTTGATTGGAGGGTTTCGGGCTTTGGCTGAATTTATTGCTTTTGAGAGATTTTTGTTCACTGGATAGAACCTTTTTGGATggagaggtgttttttttctcccattttattttgtaaataaaatcagagttcagtatgaaattaaattagctttaaatatttctattttgaaattatgGGCCTTATTTTTCTTGACAATGAACTTTCAGATATGGTGTTAGAGGACGTTACAGAATTGTAAGTATTGTTTTTGCCTCGTGTTGCTAGTTTGGTTTCTCGAGAGAAAACATTGTATAAGAACTATGAACAATGTCTTTATGTTTTTTGAATACTTGCCAGCTGAATAGTTTGTACCTTGGACTTAAACTGTAGAGGGTGATCTGTTCAGGACAAGCATCTCATGGAGTAGCAGTTGCatgatttgtatttttaatcagTGTCCTAATTTGTAGCCTTAATTTTGTGTGGGTTGTGTGCTGAACTTTTCAgaagtttgtttgcttttatgtttCCTTAAGGTGTaggcaataattttaaaagattgtaGACTTAAGGATaaggatttattattttgtcaTGCTGTGTTGCTCTTTCAAACCACTTGAGTATTGGTGGTATTCAAGAAATTGCCAAGATTTAGAGGGTGAATCTGTATATCTAGGTTctgagcagaaaagcacagtTGATCTTATTAGTTGCCAAGTAGCCTTCTTTGCCCAGGTGGGTCAACTTATCAAGATAAAGTTCTAGTGTGGCTAACTTACTTGTTAGTTCCAAAAAATTGAGATGTTTATGTAAGTTCTGTAATTAAAACTGTAATAATTGTTCCTGGTTGTGTGTTCTTACTTACTTTTTCTCTTGGTACCTCAGTGAGATTACACCTGAGGGCAGAAGAATCACAAAGCTGGACCAGATTTTGCTAAATGGAAATAACATAACCATGGTAAGTCATTGTTGTTAAAAGGCtgtgtgcatttattttctgcaccTGTAAATCAATCAATAGTTGAGTTCAACTACTTGAAGCTGAGCTTTCCTGATTGTTCCATTACAGAAGCTACTTCCGACTAACTTCTGGGGCATATGTGTGTATGAATTGATGCTGAAAAAGTGATCTTAATTCCTTACTTGCTACGTGTTAtagtttaaaacaaactaagaaacaaaacaatccaaaaaccccaaacatgaAAGGAGCATGGCCCTAAGCTTATTTTGATTAATGCTTTTCTGGTCTTCAGATGTGCAAGGGAATCACTGGCTTTGTTTCCCACTCTGTAGGCTGGTTCATACAGTGGCCTTTAACTCATGAGTGTTTGCCTGCATAAATGTGTAGGGTGGGATGCATCTACATTTCATCCATTATCATTTGTGTAGATGTGTTTGTAGCAGTTTGGATGCTTACAAGCTCCTCAGGTCATTTGGTGATTATGATCCCATGTGATGTCCAGAAAGCTGTACCTTCACTTgctctgaaaaaacaaacttggaGGGCTGTTGGATTATACCAAACCAGAAGCACTATGATTTTTAGTTTGTCGTGTGCTAATGTATGTAGGTCAGTCTTGAAACAGTAATTAAATAATGTGATTATACATCTCTAAGCGGAATTCTGGAGCTTCCTAAATACCACACAAGCAGATCCACAGTAGTTTCTTTGCTTGTCTGCGTAAGTAGCTACGAAGTGTGGACTTTCTACATAAGGGCATTGCTAATTTTCTGGGAAGAGGAGGACTGACCTGAGCCTATGTCATCTCTGTGTGAATGAGGAAGAATCTCCATCTTGCTGCTGTCTTACCTACATTGCATCTCCTCACTCTGTGTCTGAGCAAGTGCTATCTTGATTTAATTTCAAAGCCTTTTTCCGCTTTGGTTATTGTTCTGTGTCCTTAAAGGGTAGT
This Apus apus isolate bApuApu2 chromosome 2, bApuApu2.pri.cur, whole genome shotgun sequence DNA region includes the following protein-coding sequences:
- the LSM5 gene encoding U6 snRNA-associated Sm-like protein LSm5 → MAANATTNPSQLLPLELVDKCIGSRIHIVMKSDKEIVGTLLGFDDFVNMVLEDVTEFEITPEGRRITKLDQILLNGNNITMLVPGGEGPEV